A genome region from Triticum aestivum cultivar Chinese Spring chromosome 2B, IWGSC CS RefSeq v2.1, whole genome shotgun sequence includes the following:
- the LOC123042129 gene encoding hevamine-A-like yields the protein MATRSSLLQLLVVAVAAAQFLGSEAGGISIYWGQNGGEGTLAATCATGNYKFVNIAFLSSFGNGQPPVLNLAGHCVPTNGGCARLSSDVKSCQSNGVKVMLSIGGGAGGYYLSSSQDAKNVATYLWNNFLGGASSSRPLGDAVLDGIDFDIEGGTPLHWDDLARFLKGYSNSGRRVYLTAAPQCPFPDAWVGGALNTGLFDYVWVQFYNNAPCQYTSGSTSNLADSWKQWLTVPAKQIFLGLPASPQAAGSGFIPADDLKSDVLPLIKSAGKYGGIMLWSKYYDDQDGYSSSVKNDV from the coding sequence ATGGCTACTAGGTCATCTCTGCTGCAACTGCTGGTCGTGGCAGTAGCCGCAGCGCAGTTTCTCGGGTCGGAAGCCGGCGGCATTTCCATCTACTGGGGTCAGAATGGTGGAGAGGGCACGCTGGCTGCAACCTGCGCCACTGGCAACTACAAATTTGTCAACATTGCCTTCCTTTCCTCCTTCGGCAATGGCCAGCCGCCAGTCCTCAACCTGGCAGGCCACTGCGTCCCAACCAACGGCGGGTGCGCTAGGCTAAGCTCCGACGTCAAGTCATGCCAGAGCAACGGCGTCAAGGTCATGCTCTCCATCGGTGGCGGAGCAGGCGGTTACTACCTTTCCTCGTCCCAGGACGCTAAGAATGTCGCGACGTACCTGTGGAACAACTTCTTAGGAGGTGCGTCATCTTCACGGCCTCTCGGTGATGCAGTCCTCGACGGCATCGACTTCGATATCGAGGGTGGTACACCCCTGCACTGGGACGATCTTGCAAGGTTCCTAAAAGGGTATAGCAACTCCGGCAGGAGAGTGTACTTGACTGCCGCGCCACAGTGCCCTTTCCCTGATGCATGGGTGGGAGGCGCcctcaacaccggcctctttgACTATGTGTGGGTGCAGTTCTACAACAACGCTCCTTGCCAATATACTTCAGGAAGCACTTCCAATCTAGCTGATTCATGGAAGCAGTGGTTGACCGTTCCTGCAAAGCAGATCTTCCTTGGTCTCCCGGCGTCACCTCAGGCTGCTGGGAGCGGGTTCATCCCGGCTGATGACCTAAAGTCTGATGTTCTCCCATTGATCAAGAGTGCGGGGAAGTATGGTGGGATCATGTTGTGGTCCAAGTATTATGATGACCAGGATGGCTATAGCTCTTCGGTGAAGAATGATGTTTGA